The following proteins come from a genomic window of Lolium rigidum isolate FL_2022 chromosome 5, APGP_CSIRO_Lrig_0.1, whole genome shotgun sequence:
- the LOC124654857 gene encoding proton pump-interactor BIP103-like: MGMEVEAAPVQVKVADAEVPLFQDTESKATAKEREEAAVFGADNGKVAANATNDLAPPKDAVEDWPEPKQTYTFYFVKIRSFEDPKLRAKLEQADKDFQNKIQARSKIFEAIKAKKTERSAIIAELKPLSAENRQYNEAFNVKLKEIEPFRNRLGKFRDENNSMRAESAGLCSSLEELEQEIKRLEHRIAHESIPFDEEKRLIKEIKNLEKTRPKVSSNAAKRAKLQDTVVERDAIQDQVKIIGEGLDGVKKDRQEVRSKIKVLEDELKVVDAEYQALQEDLDAATARKDKAYDSLNELRKARDANNASFYQNRNVLNRAREHSSRSEVEELQELQKTEVEKFMTEWCGSKAFREDYEKRTLTSLNGRQLTRDGRMRNPDEKPIFIETHQPAPPVVQEPIPSKVPSKPAKEAVAPQAGAPKDEPLAKASSKVKAAAVADDVYEAEPAKEKPKPKEVDVAKLKEIKRQEEIEKNKIALERKKKQAEKQAAKAAARAQKEAEKKLKKEEKKIKKKNGETDEPTDSDTKSDEAAETQAEEDLAPVSVTVNKEQKERVRSRSAFTKSKAPLPKAILKRKKAQSYWSWATPAAAMAAVAVLVALLAVLGYYQYYRPASTSN, translated from the exons ATGGGAATGGAGGTCGAAGCCGCACCAGTGCAGGTTAaagtagctgatgcagaagtgcccCTTTTCCAGGACACGGAAAGTAAAGCGACTGCAAAGGAGCGTGAGGAAGCAGCTGTTTTTGGTGCAGACAATGGCAAAGTTGCAGCAAATGCCACAAATGACTTGGCACCTCCAAAGGACGCAGTGGAGGACTGGCCTGAGCCTAAGCAAACTTACACCTTCTACTTTGTCAAGATCCGCTCATTTGAGGACCCTAAGCTCAGAGCAAAACTCGAGCAGGCTGACAAGGACTTCCAAAATAAGATCCAAGCTCGGTCAAAGATTTTTGAGGCTATAAAAGCTAAGAAG ACTGAGCGTTCCGCCATTATCGCGGAGCTTAAGCCGTTGAGTGCTGAGAACAGGCAATATAATGAAGCATTTAATGTGAAGTTGAAGGAGATTGAACCTTTTAGAAACCGTTTAGGCAAGTTCCGTGACGAAAATAATTCTATGAGGGCGGAGAGTGCAGGTTTGTGCTCTTCACTTGAAGAGCTTGAGCAAGAG ATCAAGAGATTGGAACACCGCATAGCTCATGAGAGCATACCCTTCGACGAGGAGAAGCGGTTGATCAAAGAAATCAAGAATCTTGAAAAAACCAGGCCAAAGGTCTCTTCCAATGCTGCTAAGCGAGCTAAATTGCAAGATACTGTGGTTGAAAGAGACGCCATACAGGATCAGGTCAAA ATCATTGGGGAGGGTCTGGATGGAGTAAAGAAGGACCGCCAAGAAGTCAGGTCTAAGATTAAGGTCCTGGAGGATGAGCTAAAGGTTGTTGATGCTGAGTATCAAGCGCTTCAAGAAGATTTAGACGCAGCCACCGCCAGAAAGGACAAGGCGTACGATTCATTGAACGAACTGAGAAAAGCACGAGATGCTAAC AACGCATCCTTCTATCAAAATCGCAATGTCCTGAACAGAGCTAGGGAACATTCTTCTAGGAGTGAGGTGGAAGAATTGCAAGAGCTCCAGAAGACTGAG GTTGAGAAGTTCATGACAGAATGGTGTGGCAGCAAGGCCTTTAGAGAGGACTATGAGAAGCGGACCCTCACCTCCCTTAATGGCCGGCAGCTGACCCGGGATGGCCGGATGAGGAATCCTGACGAGAAGCCCATATTTATCGAAACACACCAGCCAGCACCACCTGTGGTGCAGGAGCCTATCCCATCAAAGGTGCCTTCAAAACCAGCAAAGGAAGCTGTTGCTCCCCAAGCCGGTGCTCCCAAAGATGAGCCCCTTGCAAAGGCATCTTCCAAGGTAAAAGCTGCTGCGGTTGCTGATGATGTCTATGAGGCTGAGCCTGCCAAGGAGAAGCCCAAGCCTAAAGAGGTTGATGtagcaaagttgaaagagatcaaGAGACAGGAGGAAATTGAGAAGAACAAAATTGCTTTggaaaggaagaagaagcagGCTGAGAAGCAAGCAGCGAAGGCTGCAGCCCGAGCACAAAAGGAAGCTGAGAAGAAGCTTAAG AAAGAGGAGAAGAAAATCAAGAAGAAGAATGGGGAGACCGACGAGCCAACTGACTCGGACACCAAGTCTGATGAAGCAGCAGAAACCCAAGCGGAGGAGGACTTGGCTCCAGTTTCTGTCACAGTGAACAAAGAACAGAAGGAGAGAGTACGGTCCAGAAGTGCATTCACCAAGAGCAAGGCCCCGCTGCCAAAGGCAATCCTAAAGAGGAAGAAAGCCCAGTCGTACTGGTCATGGGCTACCCCAGCTGCGGCGATGGCTGCGGTTGCCGTGCTTGTCGCCCTGCTCGCGGTGCTGGGCTACTACCAGTATTACCGCCCGGCGAGCACCAGCAACTGA
- the LOC124651347 gene encoding retinol dehydrogenase 13-like, translated as MDREALRMVFSPEFWRMGVLWTLSLLYSYLLLFLHGRTATYRRRRDVGGRDSGGGGRPICVVTGATSGLGQAAAAALAREGYCVVLAGRSAQLLSKTTREIRRQQPDACLEAFQVDLSSYMSIKKFETSLSQWIRDSDQEPSIQLLINNAGMLAKSHRLTEDGIDEMMQTNYVGPFMLTSILLPLLKNSHVPSRVVNLTSFTHRCVSEIDVSEEALRGVKFGQRSVGGSYPLASTYEYTKFCLLMFSYELHRQLHLFSGISVMAADPGVVETGIMRELPPCLSRFAFFVLRVMNLLQKPDIGVDAVIDAALAPPEASGKYFFGGNGRTVRSSALSYDMEAAKKLWAESSALLQELQLRDYEFRRN; from the exons ATGGACCGCGAGGCGCTGCGCATGGTCTTCTCGCCAGAGTTCTGGCGGATGGGCGTTCTCTGGACCCTCTCCCTCCTCTACTCCTACCTACTCCTGTTCCTCCACGGCCGGACCGCCACCTATCGCCGCCGGAGAGATGTAGGTGGGCGtgatagcggcggcggcggccgtcccATATGCGTGGTCACCGGG GCGACGTCGGGGCTCGGCCAAGCGGCGGCTGCTGCGTTGGCGCGAGAGGGCTACTGCGTCGTGCTCG CTGGACGATCTGCACAGTTGCTATCTAAG ACCACGCGAGAAATTCGAAGGCAACAGCCTGATGCCTGCCTTGAAGCGTTTCAAGTGGACTTGTCATCTTACATGTCAATTAAGAAGTTCGAGACTTCGCTTAGTCAGTGGATTCGAGACTCAGATCAGGAGCCTTCCATTCAGCTTTTGATAAATAATGCTGGGATGCTTGCGAAATCGCATcgacttaccgaggatgggattgaTGA AATGATGCAGACAAACTACGTTGGTCCATTTATGCTGACCAGCATTCTTTTACCACTGCTGAAGAACAGCCATGTACCATCCCGAGTGGTTAATCTAACATCTTTCACACACAGATGTG TGTCAGAAATTGACGTATCTGAAGAGGCACTACGAGGAGTAAAGTTTGGTCAGCGTTCAGTTGGTGGAAGTTACCCCTTAGCCTCTACTTATGAGTATACCAAGT TTTGTTTACTGATGTTCTCATATGAACTTCATCGACAACTTCACCTCTTTTCTGGTATTTCCGTCAT GGCTGCCGACCCTGGTGTGGTAGAAACAGGCATCATGCGGGAGCTCCCTCCATGCCTTTCTCGGTTCGCCTTCTTTGTTTTGCGTGTCATGAATCTCCTACAGAAGCCTGATATTGGGGTCGACGCTGTCATTGACGCTGCCTTGGCACCACCT GAAGCATCTGGGAAGTATTTCTTTGGAGGGAACGGAAGGACCGTCAGGTCTTCTGCGCTGTCCTATGACATGGAGGCGGCCAAGAAGTTGTGGGCAGAATCTTCAGCGTTGCTCCAGGAGCTCCAGCTTAGAGACTATGAATTTAGGAGGAATTGA